One region of Sulfurisphaera ohwakuensis genomic DNA includes:
- a CDS encoding endonuclease III domain-containing protein, with protein MKTSLRADKIIQKLIQEFEKNKDLLRQAGWIVSDANSFEWWDGLKTADEILISSILVQMTKWEIVKKIIERLRQTGLNKLDKLANLSEEEIEELIKGVNFYKTKAKRLKKLAIIVKEKGLENIVKNEKSLKEIEGIGDETAESLQLFVANLPVFPRSEYASRILSRILGEKISKKEAKILAESYLKYDVYKLKLFHAGIVTIGKIFCLSKPKCNSCIFKDLCAYYKHVVKS; from the coding sequence ATGAAGACGTCACTGCGTGCTGATAAGATAATTCAAAAACTTATTCAAGAATTTGAAAAGAATAAAGATCTCTTAAGACAAGCTGGATGGATTGTCAGTGATGCAAATTCATTTGAATGGTGGGATGGATTAAAGACCGCTGATGAAATTTTAATTTCATCCATACTAGTACAAATGACTAAGTGGGAAATAGTTAAAAAAATAATTGAAAGATTAAGGCAAACAGGTTTAAATAAACTAGATAAATTGGCTAATTTATCAGAAGAAGAAATTGAAGAACTTATTAAAGGAGTTAATTTTTATAAGACTAAGGCTAAAAGGCTAAAGAAATTAGCCATTATAGTTAAAGAGAAAGGACTAGAAAATATAGTTAAGAATGAAAAAAGTTTGAAAGAAATTGAAGGAATAGGAGACGAGACTGCAGAATCTTTACAACTTTTTGTAGCTAATCTTCCTGTATTTCCAAGATCCGAATATGCTTCTAGGATTTTAAGCAGAATTTTAGGTGAAAAAATAAGCAAAAAAGAAGCTAAAATTTTGGCTGAGAGTTATTTAAAATATGATGTATATAAACTTAAACTTTTTCATGCTGGAATAGTTACCATTGGTAAAATTTTTTGTTTAAGTAAACCTAAGTGCAATAGTTG